One Nocardia iowensis DNA window includes the following coding sequences:
- a CDS encoding alpha/beta hydrolase, which translates to MRWTRAVVLAATLSIMIAGCGAGPSDRPGVAVERERVGGHATTSAAPAPPPSAELPKTDLAWNDCTAPTLNLLGLGPAPAGLVLECAEYSTPIDSTGAVLGNFRAAAMRARLPQTPADAAPIVLTSGTDRSSTATLAGLAAGPASALLAARPIVAVDRRGIGSSQALDCLPPEVRKGLADNAQFGPGATDPVEAMTVLSQEATIACRDFLQPYEGTFDAPHAADDIEQLRKQWQVDHVALLGTGNGAKVALSYARKYGDHLARLVVDSPEAVGADATTRAEQQLEGAEAALTAFAQRCTGISCSLGPDPRAAITDLVKRAGSGGLGDVSANALLTAISGFLGSPRADQANRIGELADALSAAGRGDRGPLGNLILRESAAIAGDGQFVNRCTDTQQPPTPSKAKELMGTWGSKYPVFGRNAAIGLMECAAWPVSTTPPMPEKLTIPVLILGGIADPVVGNGGQASVSGALGTAGARTAGLTWQGWGHPVTTHSTCAQRTVVDYLKDAKLPADGTVCPA; encoded by the coding sequence ATGCGCTGGACTCGGGCCGTCGTGCTGGCCGCGACACTCTCGATCATGATCGCCGGATGCGGGGCTGGACCCTCCGACCGACCCGGCGTCGCCGTCGAGCGTGAACGAGTCGGCGGCCATGCCACGACCTCGGCCGCACCGGCCCCGCCGCCGAGCGCCGAGCTGCCCAAGACCGACCTGGCGTGGAACGACTGCACGGCGCCGACCCTGAACCTGCTCGGCCTCGGCCCGGCCCCTGCGGGCCTGGTGCTCGAATGCGCGGAGTACTCGACGCCGATCGACTCGACCGGTGCCGTGCTCGGCAACTTCCGGGCCGCGGCCATGCGCGCCCGGCTGCCCCAGACCCCGGCGGACGCGGCCCCGATCGTGCTCACCTCCGGCACGGACCGCTCCTCGACCGCCACCCTCGCCGGACTGGCCGCCGGACCCGCGAGCGCCCTACTGGCCGCCCGCCCGATCGTCGCGGTTGACCGGCGCGGCATCGGCAGCTCGCAGGCGCTCGACTGCCTGCCCCCTGAGGTGCGCAAGGGCCTGGCCGACAATGCCCAATTCGGTCCCGGCGCAACCGATCCCGTCGAGGCGATGACGGTGTTGAGTCAGGAAGCCACCATCGCCTGCCGCGATTTCCTGCAGCCCTACGAGGGCACCTTCGACGCACCACACGCCGCCGACGACATCGAACAGCTGCGCAAGCAGTGGCAGGTCGACCACGTGGCGCTGCTCGGCACCGGCAACGGCGCGAAGGTCGCGCTCAGCTACGCCCGCAAATACGGCGATCATCTGGCCCGGCTGGTCGTCGACTCCCCCGAGGCCGTCGGCGCGGACGCCACCACCCGGGCCGAGCAGCAACTGGAAGGCGCGGAGGCGGCATTGACCGCATTCGCCCAGCGCTGCACCGGAATCAGCTGTTCGCTCGGACCGGACCCGCGCGCCGCGATCACCGATCTGGTGAAACGAGCCGGTTCCGGCGGGCTCGGTGACGTCTCGGCCAACGCACTGCTCACCGCGATATCCGGCTTCCTCGGCAGCCCGCGGGCCGACCAGGCCAACCGGATCGGCGAACTCGCCGACGCGTTGTCGGCGGCAGGGCGTGGCGATCGCGGTCCCCTCGGCAACCTGATCCTGCGCGAGTCCGCGGCGATCGCCGGGGACGGTCAATTCGTGAACCGCTGCACCGACACTCAGCAGCCGCCGACGCCAAGCAAAGCCAAGGAACTGATGGGCACCTGGGGCAGCAAGTACCCGGTGTTCGGCCGGAACGCGGCGATCGGGCTGATGGAATGCGCGGCCTGGCCGGTGTCCACCACGCCGCCGATGCCGGAGAAACTCACCATTCCGGTACTGATCCTCGGCGGCATCGCCGACCCGGTGGTGGGCAATGGTGGCCAGGCGTCGGTCTCGGGCGCACTCGGCACGGCCGGTGCCCGCACCGCCGGACTCACCTGGCAGGGCTGGGGCCATCCGGTGACCACCCACTCGACGTGTGCGCAGCGGACCGTGGTCGACTACCTGAAGGACGCCAAACTGCCCGCCGACGGGACCGTCTGCCCGGCCTGA
- a CDS encoding glycosyltransferase family 87 protein — MLLRQLEPRTARTTAEVIKFALWPFAVMTVLNRVFIKAVNGFITDDFRPVYQASLDFLNGRPVYTANFDSVDPHYLYYPSGTLLIAPVAVLDYEKARWLFILLNAVAIIAAWYLLLRLFRFTVSSVVAPVLLFAMFMSETVINTLVFTNVNGCILLAELIFLHLLLKRRDLWAGAALGLSIAVKPTLAPLLLIALVRGQWKVFITALGVPLVLTAIAWPMSKDPEKFFTRTAHYLFETRDYFNSSIPGNGEYYGVQPWLVWFMRLGMGVLVAISLWLLYRYYRDDELFFVCTASGVLLTAVFLLPSLGQMYYSMMLFPFLMTVVLRNSVLRNWPAWLAVFGFMSYDKWLSDRWQHIGRDLEYLRITFGWGLLLVVVFCVLGDRYLAARREGRLAFGIDPTWIKPVPTGGAATPGASVPDSPEPANGSATTTAKRISVE; from the coding sequence GTGTTACTTCGACAGCTCGAGCCCCGCACTGCTCGCACCACCGCCGAGGTGATCAAGTTCGCACTCTGGCCCTTCGCGGTCATGACGGTGCTGAACCGGGTTTTCATCAAGGCTGTCAATGGTTTCATCACCGACGATTTCCGGCCGGTCTACCAGGCGTCGCTCGATTTTCTCAACGGGCGGCCGGTGTACACGGCGAACTTCGACTCGGTCGATCCGCACTACCTGTATTACCCGAGCGGCACGCTGCTGATCGCCCCGGTCGCGGTGCTCGACTACGAGAAGGCGCGCTGGCTGTTCATCCTGCTCAACGCGGTCGCGATCATCGCCGCCTGGTATCTGCTGCTGCGGTTGTTCCGATTCACGGTGAGTTCGGTTGTCGCGCCGGTGTTGCTGTTCGCGATGTTCATGTCGGAGACGGTCATCAACACGCTCGTCTTCACCAACGTCAACGGCTGTATTCTGCTGGCCGAGCTGATCTTTTTGCACCTGCTGCTCAAACGACGAGACCTCTGGGCGGGCGCCGCACTCGGATTGAGTATCGCGGTCAAACCGACTCTGGCACCGCTACTTCTGATCGCTTTGGTTCGCGGGCAGTGGAAGGTTTTCATCACCGCGCTCGGTGTGCCGCTGGTGCTGACCGCGATCGCGTGGCCGATGTCGAAGGACCCGGAGAAGTTCTTCACCCGCACCGCGCACTATCTCTTCGAAACCCGCGATTACTTCAACAGTTCGATCCCGGGCAACGGCGAGTACTACGGCGTGCAGCCCTGGCTGGTCTGGTTCATGCGCCTCGGGATGGGCGTGCTCGTCGCCATCTCGCTGTGGCTGCTGTACCGCTACTACCGTGACGACGAACTGTTCTTCGTGTGCACCGCCTCGGGCGTGCTGCTCACCGCGGTGTTCCTGCTGCCATCGCTGGGGCAGATGTACTACTCGATGATGCTGTTCCCCTTCTTGATGACGGTGGTGCTGCGCAATTCGGTGCTGCGCAACTGGCCCGCCTGGCTGGCGGTGTTCGGGTTCATGAGTTACGACAAGTGGCTCTCGGACCGCTGGCAGCACATCGGCCGTGACCTCGAGTACCTGCGCATCACCTTCGGCTGGGGACTGCTGCTGGTCGTGGTGTTCTGTGTACTCGGTGATCGGTACCTGGCCGCGCGGCGCGAAGGGCGGCTGGCGTTCGGCATCGACCCCACCTGGATCAAGCCCGTGCCGACCGGCGGCGCGGCCACCCCGGGCGCTTCGGTGCCCGATTCGCCCGAGCCCGCGAATGGTTCGGCGACGACCACCGCGAAACGTATTAGCGTGGAGTGA
- the msrB gene encoding peptide-methionine (R)-S-oxide reductase MsrB — translation MSSEADTSLPAPRIQLTPQEWRSKLNPEEYAVLREAATERPFVGEYTDTKTDGVYECRACGAELFRSTEKFDSHCGWPSFFDPAKSDAVILKSDDTLGMHRVEVLCANCHSHLGHVFEGEGYNTPTDKRYCINSISLRLHPSGSAAE, via the coding sequence ATGAGTTCCGAAGCCGACACGTCCCTGCCCGCGCCGCGGATCCAGCTGACGCCCCAGGAATGGCGCTCCAAGCTGAACCCGGAGGAATACGCGGTGCTGCGCGAGGCAGCCACCGAACGTCCCTTCGTCGGTGAATACACCGACACCAAGACCGACGGCGTCTACGAGTGCCGGGCCTGCGGAGCCGAACTGTTCCGCAGCACCGAGAAATTCGACTCGCACTGCGGGTGGCCGTCCTTCTTCGACCCGGCGAAATCCGACGCGGTGATCCTGAAATCGGACGACACGCTCGGCATGCACAGGGTCGAAGTGCTGTGCGCGAATTGCCACAGCCACCTCGGCCACGTGTTCGAGGGCGAGGGATACAACACGCCCACCGACAAGCGCTACTGCATCAACTCCATCTCTCTGCGACTGCACCCCTCGGGCAGCGCAGCGGAGTAA
- the hemQ gene encoding hydrogen peroxide-dependent heme synthase, whose translation MARLDYQALNSTIRYLMFSVFQVQPGALGDDRAAAIKEARAFFDGLGDREVVVRGVYDVAGMRADADFMIWTHAERVEDLQAAYADFRRTTELGRASAPVWSNVALHRPAEFNKSHVPAFLAGEDPGNYICVYPFVRSYEWYLLPDEERRKMLADHGKAARGYPDVRANTVSSFALGDYEWILAFEAPELHRIVDLMRDLRATDARLHVREETPFFTGPRVELDKLINALP comes from the coding sequence ATGGCGCGACTCGATTATCAGGCACTCAACTCGACCATTCGCTACCTGATGTTCTCGGTGTTCCAGGTGCAGCCGGGTGCGCTCGGCGACGATCGGGCCGCCGCGATCAAGGAGGCGCGCGCGTTCTTCGACGGTCTGGGCGATCGTGAGGTGGTGGTCCGCGGCGTCTACGACGTGGCGGGGATGCGCGCCGACGCCGACTTCATGATCTGGACGCACGCCGAACGGGTCGAGGACCTGCAGGCCGCCTACGCCGACTTCCGCCGCACCACCGAGCTCGGCCGGGCCAGCGCCCCGGTCTGGAGCAATGTGGCGCTGCACCGTCCCGCGGAGTTCAACAAGAGCCACGTGCCCGCGTTCCTGGCCGGCGAGGACCCGGGCAACTACATCTGCGTCTACCCGTTCGTCCGCTCCTACGAGTGGTACCTGCTGCCCGACGAGGAGCGGCGCAAGATGCTCGCCGACCACGGCAAGGCCGCCCGCGGCTACCCGGACGTGCGCGCCAATACGGTCAGCTCGTTCGCGCTCGGCGACTACGAATGGATCCTCGCCTTCGAGGCCCCCGAACTGCACCGCATCGTCGACCTCATGCGTGACCTGCGCGCCACCGACGCCCGCTTGCACGTGCGCGAGGAAACCCCGTTCTTCACCGGCCCCCGCGTCGAACTCGACAAGCTGATAAACGCCCTGCCCTGA